From Deltaproteobacteria bacterium, the proteins below share one genomic window:
- a CDS encoding 1-acyl-sn-glycerol-3-phosphate acyltransferase, producing MAERSKPKGKAAAPPARSVLGNDPFQRGAAPTAPTPNPIAQRPEPVRVQRFDGDDARPVTKSERPPKAARAKPAPKAEAKPEPKQKPQARPPSKASEARPKSASTKARPTTAPSMRAAEKAKAETTARPATVSARPNARPARPKTDSMPAVEPKAARPRTDPMPATEPKPARPASRPVPVVEPEIETESESDRDQAMVRHVHVPEVETEPEPESEPPPHDEPRPKREGGPMAALAELAMRQAQGLLGAVASSPTALEAAAAAISGTTAVRALMARPEGPKTVDDFGEDGALVARTAPTLDFLYRHYFRVSVEGQENLPRHGPLMAIANHAGALPLDGPIVRSALERSRAATRARWLVEDALFHAPFLGTWLNRLGAVRACPENAQRLLEGGAALVVFPEGVTGLTKTYRRRYQLQRFGRGGFVKLALRTGAPLVPTAVLGGEETAPVLATFSAPSLGLPVVPVTPSIVPLPAKWTVVFLKPIDLSKYGPADAGDLALVQRVTEEVRTAIATELERLRGSRQSVFRG from the coding sequence ATGGCAGAGCGCTCCAAGCCCAAGGGCAAAGCAGCCGCCCCGCCTGCGCGGAGCGTGCTCGGGAACGATCCCTTCCAGCGCGGCGCCGCGCCCACCGCGCCCACGCCCAACCCCATCGCCCAGCGGCCCGAGCCGGTGCGCGTGCAGCGCTTCGACGGCGACGACGCGCGGCCGGTGACCAAGAGCGAGCGGCCGCCGAAGGCTGCTCGCGCGAAGCCCGCGCCGAAGGCCGAGGCCAAGCCCGAGCCGAAGCAGAAGCCGCAGGCCCGGCCGCCGTCCAAGGCGAGCGAGGCGCGGCCGAAGAGCGCGTCGACGAAGGCGCGGCCCACCACGGCGCCCAGCATGCGCGCGGCGGAGAAGGCGAAGGCCGAGACCACCGCGCGGCCGGCGACGGTGAGCGCGCGCCCGAATGCACGCCCTGCGCGACCGAAGACCGATTCGATGCCAGCGGTCGAGCCGAAGGCCGCGCGCCCGCGCACCGACCCCATGCCGGCCACCGAGCCCAAGCCGGCCCGACCTGCGTCGCGCCCGGTGCCGGTCGTCGAGCCGGAGATCGAGACCGAGAGCGAGAGCGATCGCGACCAGGCGATGGTGCGGCACGTCCACGTGCCCGAGGTCGAGACCGAGCCCGAGCCAGAGAGTGAGCCGCCGCCGCACGACGAGCCGCGTCCGAAGCGCGAGGGCGGGCCCATGGCGGCGCTGGCCGAGCTGGCGATGCGGCAGGCGCAGGGGCTGCTGGGCGCGGTGGCCAGCTCGCCGACCGCGCTGGAGGCCGCGGCCGCGGCCATCTCCGGCACGACCGCGGTCCGCGCGCTGATGGCGCGGCCCGAGGGCCCGAAGACCGTCGACGACTTTGGCGAGGACGGCGCGCTCGTGGCCCGCACCGCGCCCACGCTCGACTTCCTCTATCGCCACTACTTCCGCGTGTCCGTCGAGGGCCAGGAGAACCTGCCGCGCCACGGCCCGCTGATGGCCATCGCGAACCACGCGGGCGCGCTGCCGCTCGACGGCCCCATCGTGCGCTCGGCGCTGGAGCGCTCGCGAGCCGCCACGCGCGCGCGCTGGCTCGTGGAGGACGCGCTCTTCCACGCGCCGTTCCTGGGCACCTGGCTGAACCGGCTCGGCGCGGTGCGGGCCTGCCCGGAGAACGCGCAGCGGCTGCTCGAGGGCGGCGCGGCGCTGGTGGTGTTCCCCGAGGGCGTGACGGGCCTGACCAAGACCTATCGCCGGCGCTACCAGCTCCAGCGCTTTGGACGCGGCGGCTTCGTGAAGCTCGCGCTGCGCACGGGCGCGCCGCTGGTGCCCACGGCCGTGCTCGGCGGCGAGGAGACGGCTCCCGTGCTGGCCACGTTCTCCGCGCCGTCGCTGGGGCTGCCGGTGGTGCCGGTGACGCCGTCGATCGTTCCGCTGCCGGCGAAGTGGACCGTGGTGTTCCTCAAGCCCATCGATCTCTCGAAGTACGGCCCAGCCGACGCGGGGGATCTCGCGCTCGTGCAGCGCGTGACCGAGGAGGTGCGCACCGCCATCGCCACCGAGCTCGAGCGGCTGCGAGGCTCGCGGCAGTCGGTGTTCCGCGGGTGA
- a CDS encoding insulinase family protein, whose product MLAPLLLATLAASPALPERVLPAPIRVERLPSGLSVAMVPFPAGGVVAFDVRVRAGAREEQAVTGVAHLVEHLLFKGTARLPEAQLKQKLQSLAVDANGETDHDYTLFSDVAPAASLPALIELEADRVEHLQINSDSVASEAGAVRSEAEARAADPEARLGWALEAAAFPHHPYGRRPIGTGEDLRNLHAAASAARAFYAKHYRPDATLLVLAGDFDPDEALARIKQAWGGWKGKAVDEPVPPEPASSAEVRTALEERGAPPVERVGFRVPPARAHGTAAALLLAELLGGPLSALHKKLVLERDVADRVDAEAPRRRDEALFCVALVGQKPGSLGELEQALDEELRGLREGKLDAEQLERARRAVLWGAVSRLETPAQVAREIAIDSAATGDARATEWLYSDVATVDVAGVTAYARAYLVPERRATARLEAPEARP is encoded by the coding sequence ATGCTCGCGCCGCTCCTGCTGGCCACCCTCGCTGCAAGCCCTGCGCTCCCGGAGCGCGTGCTGCCGGCGCCGATTCGCGTGGAGCGGCTCCCCAGCGGGCTGAGCGTGGCCATGGTGCCGTTTCCTGCGGGCGGCGTGGTGGCGTTCGACGTCCGCGTGCGTGCGGGCGCGCGCGAGGAGCAGGCCGTCACCGGCGTGGCGCACCTGGTGGAGCACCTGCTCTTCAAGGGCACCGCGAGACTTCCCGAGGCGCAGCTCAAGCAGAAGCTGCAGTCCCTCGCGGTCGACGCGAACGGCGAGACCGATCACGACTACACGCTCTTCTCCGACGTGGCGCCGGCTGCGTCGCTGCCCGCGCTGATCGAGCTCGAGGCGGATCGCGTCGAGCACTTGCAGATCAACTCGGACTCCGTCGCGAGCGAGGCGGGCGCGGTGCGCAGCGAGGCCGAGGCGCGCGCGGCGGATCCCGAAGCGCGGCTGGGCTGGGCCCTCGAGGCCGCGGCGTTTCCCCACCATCCCTATGGGCGCCGGCCGATTGGCACGGGCGAGGATCTTCGCAACCTGCACGCGGCGGCGTCGGCGGCGCGGGCCTTCTACGCGAAGCACTATCGCCCGGACGCGACGCTGCTCGTGCTCGCCGGCGACTTCGATCCTGACGAGGCGCTCGCGCGCATCAAGCAGGCGTGGGGAGGCTGGAAGGGCAAGGCGGTCGACGAGCCGGTGCCACCCGAGCCGGCGTCGAGCGCAGAGGTTCGGACGGCGCTCGAAGAGCGCGGCGCGCCGCCGGTGGAGCGCGTGGGCTTCCGCGTGCCGCCCGCGCGCGCCCATGGGACCGCCGCCGCGCTGCTGCTGGCGGAGCTGCTCGGCGGACCGCTCTCGGCGCTGCACAAGAAGCTCGTGCTCGAGCGCGACGTGGCCGATCGCGTGGACGCCGAGGCGCCCCGGCGTCGCGACGAGGCGCTCTTCTGCGTGGCGCTCGTGGGACAGAAGCCGGGCTCGCTCGGCGAGCTGGAGCAGGCGCTCGACGAGGAGCTTCGAGGGCTGCGCGAGGGCAAGCTCGACGCCGAGCAGCTCGAGCGCGCGCGGCGGGCGGTGCTCTGGGGCGCCGTGTCGCGGCTGGAGACGCCCGCGCAGGTGGCGCGCGAGATCGCCATCGACTCTGCAGCGACCGGAGACGCACGCGCGACGGAGTGGCTCTATTCCGATGTGGCCACCGTGGATGTCGCGGGCGTGACCGCGTACGCGCGCGCGTACCTGGTGCCCGAGCGGCGCGCGACCGCGCGGCTCGAGGCGCCGGAGGCCCGGCCATGA
- a CDS encoding NAD-dependent epimerase/dehydratase family protein — protein MPTAGKATGRRGLVVALTGAAGKLGSALLERLLQSRDVSAVVVFDAAPPALSHAKLRFQPLDLTATSADATIRDAFAANDVEALAHLPLLTAPHDPAYAHEVEAMGTLRVLAGLGASEVKRVVMVSTTSVYGASASNPNHLDESWPLVAKPRSRYLRDKVEMERQVGAFRAANPDRSITVLRFPPIVGEGVYDPFAGYLARRFAPVVLGFDPLVQLVHVEDALAAVLRALLSPVPGDFNVGSRGVLPLSTVLESAGVRQVPLPYLGAPHALRLTNALGLTRTPPALLDFVRYLCVADLRKAERAGLGGQHTIHDALQALARRREAGRN, from the coding sequence ATGCCTACCGCGGGGAAAGCGACAGGTCGGCGCGGACTGGTGGTGGCGCTCACGGGTGCCGCCGGCAAGCTGGGGAGCGCGCTTCTGGAGCGTCTGCTCCAGAGCCGCGACGTCTCGGCCGTCGTCGTCTTCGACGCCGCGCCGCCGGCCTTGAGCCACGCCAAGCTGCGCTTCCAGCCGCTCGATCTCACCGCCACCTCCGCCGACGCGACCATTCGCGACGCCTTCGCGGCCAACGACGTCGAGGCGCTCGCGCACCTGCCGCTCCTCACCGCGCCGCACGATCCCGCGTACGCGCACGAAGTGGAGGCGATGGGCACGCTGCGCGTCCTGGCCGGGCTGGGCGCGAGCGAGGTGAAGCGGGTGGTGATGGTGTCCACCACGAGCGTGTACGGCGCGTCGGCCTCGAACCCGAACCACCTCGACGAGAGCTGGCCCCTGGTGGCCAAGCCGCGCTCGCGCTACCTGCGCGACAAGGTGGAGATGGAGCGCCAGGTGGGCGCCTTCCGCGCGGCCAATCCGGATCGCTCGATCACCGTGCTGCGCTTTCCGCCCATCGTCGGCGAGGGCGTCTACGACCCCTTCGCGGGCTACCTCGCGCGCCGCTTCGCGCCGGTGGTGCTGGGTTTCGATCCGCTCGTCCAGCTGGTGCACGTGGAGGACGCGCTCGCGGCCGTGCTGCGCGCCCTGCTCTCGCCCGTGCCCGGCGACTTCAACGTGGGCTCGCGCGGCGTGCTGCCGCTCTCGACGGTGCTCGAGAGTGCGGGCGTGCGCCAGGTCCCGCTGCCGTACCTCGGCGCGCCCCACGCGCTGCGGCTCACCAACGCGCTGGGGCTCACCCGCACGCCGCCTGCGCTCCTCGACTTCGTGCGATACCTCTGCGTGGCCGACTTGAGAAAGGCCGAGCGCGCCGGGCTCGGCGGGCAGCACACCATCCACGACGCGCTGCAGGCCCTGGCTCGGCGGCGCGAAGCGGGAAGGAACTAA
- a CDS encoding mismatch-specific DNA-glycosylase → MSRYALPHTLPDYFVHRPRLLVVGLNPASYAVRVGHYYARRSNRFWRLLVESGLAPGPLAREDDHRLPSLGIALTDLCKRPTPNVDDVTADEFRAGRARLARIARRISPGVIAFNGLAGFRAAYDPRAVAGLQPLTIAGRPVFVLPSSSARAGGTLSFEALLLLWKALRVRVDAESQVAAPLISSAHGRVSTRAQRSPELRRQRTHRSHA, encoded by the coding sequence GTGAGCCGGTACGCGCTGCCGCACACCCTGCCCGACTACTTCGTGCACCGGCCGCGGTTGCTCGTGGTGGGACTCAACCCTGCGAGCTACGCAGTGCGCGTGGGCCACTACTACGCGCGGCGGAGCAACCGCTTCTGGCGGCTGCTGGTGGAGAGCGGGCTCGCGCCCGGGCCGCTCGCGCGCGAGGATGATCACCGCTTGCCCAGCCTGGGCATCGCCCTGACGGACCTGTGCAAGCGGCCCACCCCGAACGTGGACGACGTGACCGCCGACGAGTTCCGCGCGGGGCGCGCGCGGCTGGCGCGGATTGCGCGGCGAATCTCGCCGGGCGTGATCGCCTTCAACGGCCTCGCGGGATTTCGAGCGGCGTACGACCCGCGCGCGGTCGCCGGGCTACAGCCGCTGACCATCGCGGGGCGTCCGGTATTCGTGCTGCCGTCGAGCTCGGCGCGCGCCGGCGGGACGCTGAGCTTCGAGGCGCTGCTCTTGTTGTGGAAGGCGTTGCGCGTGCGGGTGGATGCGGAATCGCAAGTTGCCGCGCCGCTGATATCGTCGGCGCATGGACGCGTTTCAACTCGAGCTCAGCGAAGCCCAGAACTCCGTCGGCAACGCACTCATCGAAGCCACGCCTGA
- a CDS encoding insulinase family protein yields MIGALLLVALGAAPEPLPVIALPPTKGATATVKLAFRAGSIDDPLGRAGLTALCAEWMARGGTRELGAEKLQEELYERGASIDVQADREQVVFTARAPAASIVEVSHWMAEEVAAPTLDEGDFGSARAEALDGLEQLVQGSNEALAAEALMPALFPQHPYGRPASGTSAGLSAATIDEARAQLGRVFTRDRLTIGLSGAYPEGLATQLDTALATLPVHGVAVGALPPAAPGPRALLVARRTGSTTFFLGMPWDVKRGDPDFVPLAVGISALGEHRQFGGRLFGELRDLRGLNYGDYAYVERFVQDGASTFPAPHVALRQQYFSLWVRPVDRENRVFALRAAMHVVREMVERGITEGELQRTRNFLAGATRLWAQTDERELGWAIDGAFYGDPQFLAHYRDALGSVTVAQVNAALKRHLDPSKLRIVAVGPDAEGLARTLRSGEPSAPRYAGVPPRGAEEADRRIAGLDLGLRPEDVEVVEASALFAK; encoded by the coding sequence ATGATCGGCGCGCTCTTGCTCGTCGCGCTCGGCGCTGCGCCGGAGCCGCTGCCGGTGATCGCGCTCCCGCCCACGAAGGGCGCCACCGCCACGGTGAAGCTCGCCTTTCGCGCGGGCTCCATCGACGACCCGCTCGGCCGAGCGGGCCTCACCGCGCTCTGTGCGGAGTGGATGGCGCGCGGTGGCACGCGTGAGCTCGGCGCGGAGAAGCTGCAGGAGGAGCTCTACGAGCGTGGCGCGAGCATCGACGTCCAGGCCGATCGCGAGCAGGTCGTCTTCACGGCGCGCGCACCGGCCGCGAGCATCGTCGAGGTGTCGCACTGGATGGCCGAGGAGGTGGCCGCGCCGACGCTCGATGAAGGCGACTTCGGGTCCGCGCGCGCCGAGGCGCTCGACGGGCTCGAGCAGCTCGTGCAGGGCTCCAACGAGGCGCTCGCCGCGGAAGCGCTCATGCCCGCGCTCTTTCCGCAGCATCCGTACGGGCGCCCCGCGTCGGGGACGAGCGCAGGTCTCTCCGCCGCGACCATCGACGAGGCGCGCGCGCAGCTCGGGCGGGTGTTCACGCGCGACCGGCTCACCATCGGGCTCTCGGGTGCGTATCCGGAGGGGCTCGCCACGCAGCTCGACACCGCGCTCGCCACGCTGCCCGTGCACGGCGTGGCCGTGGGTGCGCTGCCGCCTGCGGCGCCCGGGCCGCGGGCGCTGCTCGTGGCGCGACGGACGGGCTCGACCACGTTCTTCCTGGGCATGCCCTGGGACGTGAAGCGCGGCGATCCCGACTTCGTGCCGTTGGCCGTGGGCATCAGCGCGCTCGGCGAGCACCGGCAGTTCGGCGGGCGGCTCTTCGGCGAGCTTCGCGATCTGCGCGGGCTGAACTACGGCGACTACGCGTACGTCGAGCGCTTCGTGCAGGACGGCGCGTCCACGTTCCCCGCGCCGCACGTGGCGCTGCGGCAGCAGTACTTCAGCCTCTGGGTCCGACCGGTGGATCGCGAGAACCGCGTGTTCGCGCTCCGCGCTGCGATGCACGTGGTGCGCGAGATGGTGGAGCGCGGCATCACCGAGGGCGAGCTCCAGCGGACGCGCAACTTCCTCGCGGGCGCCACGCGGCTCTGGGCGCAGACCGACGAGCGCGAGCTGGGCTGGGCCATCGACGGCGCGTTCTACGGCGATCCGCAGTTCCTCGCGCACTACCGCGACGCGCTCGGCAGCGTGACCGTGGCCCAGGTGAACGCCGCGCTGAAGCGGCACCTCGATCCCAGCAAGCTGCGCATCGTGGCCGTCGGTCCGGATGCCGAGGGACTCGCGCGCACGCTGCGCTCCGGCGAGCCGTCGGCGCCGCGGTATGCGGGCGTGCCGCCGCGCGGCGCGGAAGAGGCCGATCGGCGCATCGCCGGGCTCGACCTCGGGCTGCGGCCGGAAGATGTGGAAGTGGTCGAGGCGAGCGCGCTGTTCGCGAAGTAG